The following coding sequences are from one Sphingobium sp. Cam5-1 window:
- a CDS encoding sensor histidine kinase: MEGAVTLSTRGRAWKRYFPPFLRRHLAPLVEAVTLMLFLGTAGITYFLLSGQGQSYTLLTPPIVALLLVGNLVPAIALLVLLGRRVAKRRAAQSAIGSDGQLHVRLVAIFSIVASVPMLLVVIFASLLFQYGVQFWFSDSARGMLQNASDLARGYYEQNLREVGDETVTMASDLRDYLGQSKVSSPRFAEGYIYQVVTRKLNRSAIIEVGKDGVARTAATVDPDSRPASEMLSPDVIKRLEAGENVVVAAKPNQIQAVTLLYPGAKIYLYATRDSGSTAFSNVERAQKVLSDYDIFAAQSRALQLRFNVALFVGSLLLVGIAVYIALAVADWMVRPVNELVTAARRVTAGDLSARVTSPQSRDEIGTLASAFNRMTQRLEAQTGALVAANSQLDERRAFIEAILSGVSAGVLSVDREGVILLLNSSAAAILVKDGDDPVGRPLSAVSPELAALIASEEGAGIVQTRAHGEMRTLAVKVSEDASRHILTFDDITQQLSDQRRAAWSDVARRIAHEIKNPLTPIQLAAERLQRRYAEEVTSDKATFTRLTGTIVRQVGDLRRIVDEFSSFARMPKPVFRREAVADIARHALFLHEVAHPDVKFEFRGGSQDMELVCDRRQLGQALTNIVKNAVEAIEPKPEPAEGGARGHVRMTVGQEDGNLLINVSDDGVGLPPERERVLEPYMTTRSKGTGLGLAIVKKIVEEHMGEIRLEDAQGGGTSVTLRFPTAALEKLEEGQVVALPKGKVTANGA, from the coding sequence ATGGAAGGTGCAGTGACTCTCTCCACGCGAGGTCGGGCATGGAAGAGATATTTTCCGCCCTTCCTACGACGTCATCTTGCTCCGTTGGTGGAGGCGGTCACGTTAATGCTGTTCCTTGGAACGGCGGGCATCACCTATTTCCTGTTGTCGGGCCAAGGGCAGTCATACACGCTGCTTACGCCGCCAATCGTCGCGTTGCTGCTGGTGGGAAATCTGGTTCCGGCGATCGCGCTACTCGTGTTGCTTGGACGCCGGGTCGCAAAGCGCCGCGCCGCCCAGTCGGCGATAGGCAGCGACGGGCAACTTCACGTCAGGCTGGTGGCCATCTTCTCGATCGTGGCCAGCGTCCCGATGTTGCTGGTCGTCATCTTTGCCTCGCTGTTGTTCCAATATGGCGTGCAATTCTGGTTTTCGGACAGCGCGCGCGGAATGTTGCAAAATGCCAGCGACCTCGCTCGCGGCTATTATGAACAGAATCTTCGCGAGGTGGGGGACGAAACCGTCACCATGGCGAGCGACTTGCGGGATTATCTTGGCCAATCGAAGGTCTCGAGCCCGCGCTTCGCCGAAGGCTATATCTACCAGGTCGTCACGCGAAAACTCAATCGTTCGGCCATAATCGAAGTGGGCAAGGACGGGGTGGCCCGCACCGCCGCGACGGTCGACCCGGACAGTCGGCCTGCTTCAGAAATGCTGTCGCCTGATGTCATCAAGAGACTGGAAGCAGGCGAGAATGTGGTTGTTGCAGCGAAGCCAAACCAGATTCAGGCGGTGACGCTTCTCTACCCCGGCGCGAAGATCTATCTTTATGCCACTCGGGATTCTGGTTCGACCGCATTTAGCAATGTGGAGCGCGCGCAGAAGGTCCTGTCCGACTATGATATCTTCGCCGCCCAATCACGCGCCCTTCAGCTGCGATTCAACGTCGCCCTGTTCGTCGGGTCGCTTCTGCTGGTCGGTATAGCGGTCTATATCGCTTTGGCGGTTGCGGACTGGATGGTTCGCCCGGTGAATGAGTTGGTGACCGCCGCCCGGCGAGTGACGGCAGGCGACCTGTCGGCCCGTGTCACCAGCCCGCAGTCCCGCGATGAAATCGGAACGCTCGCATCCGCCTTCAACAGGATGACCCAGAGGTTGGAAGCGCAGACAGGCGCGCTCGTCGCCGCGAACAGCCAGCTGGATGAACGTCGCGCCTTCATCGAGGCCATCCTGTCAGGCGTTTCCGCCGGTGTACTGTCGGTGGACAGGGAAGGGGTGATCCTGCTTCTCAACAGTTCGGCCGCCGCCATTCTGGTGAAGGACGGCGATGATCCGGTAGGACGACCGCTGAGCGCCGTTTCGCCGGAACTGGCGGCTCTAATTGCCTCGGAGGAGGGGGCGGGGATCGTGCAGACGCGCGCGCATGGCGAAATGCGGACCTTGGCAGTCAAAGTGTCCGAGGACGCGTCGCGCCATATCCTGACGTTCGACGACATCACGCAGCAATTGTCCGATCAGCGACGCGCCGCATGGTCGGACGTGGCCCGCCGTATCGCGCATGAGATCAAGAACCCGCTGACGCCCATCCAGCTTGCGGCGGAACGCTTGCAGCGCCGCTATGCCGAGGAAGTGACGAGCGACAAGGCGACCTTCACCCGCCTGACCGGGACCATCGTCAGGCAAGTCGGCGATTTGCGGCGTATCGTGGATGAATTTTCTTCATTCGCGCGGATGCCCAAGCCGGTTTTCCGTCGCGAAGCCGTTGCGGACATCGCCCGTCACGCCCTGTTCCTGCACGAGGTGGCACATCCCGACGTCAAGTTTGAATTCCGTGGTGGGTCGCAGGATATGGAACTTGTCTGCGACCGGCGGCAGCTGGGGCAGGCGCTGACCAATATCGTCAAAAATGCCGTGGAGGCTATCGAACCCAAGCCCGAACCTGCCGAGGGCGGAGCCCGTGGTCATGTTCGCATGACGGTCGGTCAGGAGGATGGCAATCTGCTCATCAACGTCAGCGATGACGGGGTTGGGCTTCCGCCGGAGCGGGAGAGGGTGTTGGAACCCTATATGACGACCCGGAGCAAGGGGACAGGCCTGGGGCTCGCGATCGTCAAGAAGATCGTCGAGGAACATATGGGCGAAATCCGCCTGGAAGATGCGCAAGGCGGAGGGACGAGCGTTACGTTGCGCTTCCCCACTGCCGCTCTTGAGAAATTGGAAGAAGGGCAGGTCGTAGCATTGCCCAAGGGAAAAGTGACAGCCAATGGCGCTTGA
- the ntrX gene encoding nitrogen assimilation response regulator NtrX, which yields MALDILVVDDEEDIRDLVAGVLEDEGFTTRTAANSDSAIEALDTRRPSLVLLDVWLQGSTLDGLELLDVIKQRDATIPVLMISGHGNIDTAVAAIRKGAADFIEKPFEADRLLHLVARATETERLRRENQVLRARFGQDDELTGTSAAINAVRATIKKVAGTGSRVLISGPAGVGKEVAARMLHSWSGRADAPFIIVAAARMDPDRVEEELFGVEDPSGLVRPGYLEQAHGGTLYLDEIADMPVTTQGKILRVLTDQSFTRVGGQRQVKVDVRVISSTARDLAAEIEERRFREDLFYRLNVVPLVIPSLSERRDDIPPLVEHYLARFAAERRVPSPEIASDAMAALQANEWPGNVRQLRNVIERTMILAPGERIGRIELDMLPSELSSNGAGEGMGQSAIMGAPLREARESFEREYLRIQIRRFSGNISRTATFIGMERSALHRKLKLLGITDGKDN from the coding sequence ATGGCGCTTGATATTCTGGTAGTCGATGATGAAGAGGACATCCGTGATCTGGTCGCGGGCGTGCTTGAGGATGAGGGCTTTACCACTCGCACTGCTGCCAACAGCGACAGCGCGATCGAGGCGCTGGATACTAGGCGTCCTTCGCTGGTCCTGCTGGACGTCTGGCTTCAGGGGTCGACCCTGGATGGTCTGGAATTGCTCGACGTGATCAAGCAGCGCGACGCGACCATTCCGGTGCTCATGATTTCAGGTCATGGCAATATCGACACGGCCGTGGCCGCGATCCGCAAGGGGGCGGCGGACTTTATCGAAAAGCCATTCGAAGCCGACCGGCTGCTGCATCTGGTCGCGCGCGCTACCGAGACCGAGAGATTACGGCGGGAAAATCAGGTCCTGCGTGCCCGTTTTGGGCAGGATGATGAACTGACGGGCACTTCGGCCGCGATCAACGCGGTTCGGGCGACGATAAAGAAAGTCGCCGGCACGGGCAGCCGGGTGCTGATTTCCGGGCCTGCGGGTGTCGGCAAGGAAGTCGCGGCGCGCATGCTTCACAGCTGGAGCGGGAGGGCCGACGCGCCCTTCATCATCGTGGCGGCGGCGCGAATGGACCCCGACCGGGTGGAGGAGGAGCTGTTCGGCGTCGAAGATCCCAGCGGCCTTGTGCGTCCCGGCTATCTTGAGCAGGCGCATGGCGGCACGCTTTACCTTGACGAGATCGCAGATATGCCCGTCACGACGCAGGGCAAGATATTGCGGGTATTGACGGACCAGAGCTTCACGCGCGTGGGCGGGCAGCGGCAAGTGAAGGTAGACGTCCGGGTCATCTCTTCAACTGCGCGGGATCTGGCCGCGGAAATAGAGGAGCGGCGGTTCCGCGAAGACCTGTTCTATCGTCTGAACGTTGTACCCCTCGTCATCCCTTCCTTGTCCGAGCGGCGAGACGACATTCCACCGCTGGTCGAGCATTATCTCGCACGTTTCGCGGCCGAGCGGCGGGTGCCGTCGCCCGAGATCGCTAGTGATGCCATGGCTGCGCTTCAGGCGAACGAATGGCCCGGCAACGTTCGCCAGCTGCGCAACGTCATCGAGCGAACGATGATCCTTGCTCCGGGCGAGCGGATAGGCCGGATTGAGCTGGACATGCTGCCTAGCGAACTTTCCAGTAATGGCGCGGGCGAAGGGATGGGTCAGTCGGCCATCATGGGGGCACCGTTGCGGGAAGCGCGCGAAAGTTTCGAACGCGAATATCTGCGTATCCAGATCAGGCGGTTTTCCGGCAACATATCCCGAACGGCTACATTCATCGGCATGGAACGGTCTGCGTTGCACCGCAAGCTCAAGCTGCTTGGGATCACGGATGGAAAGGACAATTGA
- the ntrC gene encoding nitrogen regulation protein NR(I): MTTTGSILVVDDDPAICVVVGEALRRQGHKVKTASSIRERSALIDSFAPDVLITDVMLPDGDGLEGVAEILERRPDLSVIILSAQNTLNTAIRATEKGAFEYLPKPFDLNELARAVSDALGMNKAEEGSQEDGLPHDGLPLVGRSPAMQEVYRTIARVLSNDLSILVLGESGTGKELVAEAIHGLGQRRTKPFVAINMAAIPRELIEAELFGYEKGAFTGANVRTAGKFEQAQGGTLFLDEIGDMPMEAQTRLLRVLQSGEVTTVGGSKPVRVNVRIVAATNKDLPKLIEENRFREDLYYRLNVVPIPLPALRDRREDVILLARHFLERAAQEGLPRKTLSDDAAQLLMAYHWPGNVRELQNLMQRLAVLSRETVIAGEVLRNSLPLDLVPPDYAAPADQLVLAVREWAKRQLGIGIGQPNRNLHDDMLAVVEPILLQETLASVDGNQIRAAGLLGINRNTLRKKLTDYGLDPLQLRVSD, from the coding sequence ATGACGACCACAGGGTCGATACTGGTCGTCGATGACGATCCTGCCATTTGCGTGGTCGTGGGGGAGGCGCTGCGTCGGCAGGGTCATAAGGTAAAGACTGCGTCGTCGATCCGGGAGCGCAGCGCCCTGATCGACAGTTTCGCGCCGGATGTGCTGATAACTGACGTCATGCTGCCTGATGGCGATGGCCTGGAAGGCGTAGCGGAGATTCTGGAGCGCAGGCCAGACCTTAGCGTGATCATATTGTCGGCGCAAAACACATTGAACACCGCGATCCGGGCCACGGAGAAGGGGGCGTTCGAATATCTTCCCAAGCCGTTCGACCTCAATGAGTTGGCGCGGGCGGTTAGTGATGCGCTGGGCATGAACAAGGCCGAGGAAGGCAGTCAGGAAGATGGCCTTCCGCACGACGGACTGCCTCTTGTCGGCCGATCTCCTGCCATGCAGGAAGTTTATCGTACGATCGCGCGGGTATTGTCCAACGATCTTAGCATTTTGGTGCTGGGGGAGTCGGGTACGGGCAAGGAACTTGTCGCCGAAGCGATCCATGGGCTGGGGCAGCGCCGGACCAAGCCATTTGTCGCCATCAACATGGCCGCAATTCCGCGCGAACTGATCGAGGCCGAACTGTTCGGTTATGAGAAGGGTGCGTTTACGGGAGCCAATGTCCGCACCGCCGGAAAGTTCGAGCAGGCGCAGGGCGGAACCCTATTCCTAGACGAGATTGGCGACATGCCGATGGAGGCGCAGACGCGCCTGCTGCGGGTCTTGCAATCAGGTGAGGTGACGACGGTCGGTGGATCGAAGCCGGTGCGGGTGAATGTCCGCATCGTCGCGGCGACGAACAAGGACCTTCCCAAGCTGATCGAGGAAAACAGGTTCCGGGAAGATCTTTATTACCGGCTGAATGTCGTGCCCATCCCCTTGCCTGCGTTGCGGGATCGGCGGGAGGATGTGATCCTGCTCGCAAGGCATTTCCTGGAACGCGCCGCGCAGGAGGGGCTGCCCCGAAAGACGTTGTCGGACGATGCCGCGCAACTGCTGATGGCCTATCACTGGCCGGGTAATGTCCGTGAGCTTCAAAACCTGATGCAGAGGCTGGCGGTGCTGAGCCGTGAGACCGTGATCGCGGGGGAGGTGTTGCGCAACAGCTTGCCGCTGGACCTGGTGCCTCCGGATTATGCCGCGCCCGCCGATCAATTGGTCCTGGCCGTGCGTGAATGGGCAAAGCGGCAGTTGGGGATCGGTATCGGACAGCCCAACCGGAACCTGCATGATGATATGCTGGCGGTCGTCGAACCGATCCTGTTGCAGGAAACGCTGGCGAGCGTGGATGGCAACCAGATCCGGGCGGCCGGGTTGTTGGGGATCAACCGTAACACGTTGCGCAAGAAGTTGACCGACTATGGTTTGGACCCGCTGCAACTGCGCGTGTCGGACTGA
- the mazG gene encoding nucleoside triphosphate pyrophosphohydrolase, which produces MSSSTKASPADIMPLANVMARLRDPDTGCPWDIQQDFASIAPYTIEEAYEVADAIERNDMPALCDELGDLLLQVAFHSRMAEQAGHFNLQDVIDGVTDKMIRRHPHIFGEGAEREHGHAQWEAIKAAERAAREPDSSALAGVANALPALLRAEKLQKRAARTGFDWPDTQGAVAKIEEELQEVHDATTPEEHQEEVGDLLFAVVNLARHLKVDPEAALRAASAKFEARFRVMEQTAGDGFQSLDLDGKEALWRQAKRELARR; this is translated from the coding sequence ATGTCATCCAGCACCAAAGCGAGCCCCGCCGACATCATGCCGCTCGCCAATGTCATGGCCCGTCTTCGCGATCCGGACACCGGATGTCCCTGGGACATCCAGCAGGATTTCGCCAGCATCGCTCCCTACACAATCGAGGAAGCCTATGAAGTCGCCGACGCGATCGAACGTAACGACATGCCCGCGCTCTGCGACGAGCTCGGCGACCTCCTGCTACAGGTAGCCTTCCACAGCCGGATGGCCGAACAAGCCGGGCATTTCAATCTCCAGGACGTCATCGACGGCGTCACCGACAAGATGATCCGCCGCCATCCGCACATCTTCGGCGAAGGTGCCGAACGCGAACATGGCCATGCCCAATGGGAAGCGATTAAAGCAGCCGAACGCGCCGCCAGAGAACCCGACAGCAGCGCTCTCGCTGGCGTTGCCAACGCGCTCCCCGCACTACTCCGCGCCGAAAAGCTCCAGAAGCGCGCCGCCCGCACCGGTTTCGACTGGCCCGACACCCAAGGTGCGGTCGCGAAGATTGAAGAGGAATTGCAGGAAGTTCACGACGCCACAACCCCCGAAGAACATCAGGAGGAGGTCGGCGACCTGCTGTTTGCCGTCGTCAACCTGGCCCGGCACCTGAAGGTCGATCCGGAAGCCGCGCTACGGGCCGCCAGCGCGAAATTCGAAGCCCGCTTCCGCGTCATGGAACAGACCGCTGGTGATGGATTTCAAAGCCTCGACCTCGATGGAAAGGAAGCTCTCTGGCGGCAGGCCAAACGCGAATTGGCCCGCCGATAA
- a CDS encoding MBL fold metallo-hydrolase, whose translation MSLKLTILGCGTSSGVPRIGNDWGSCDPTEPKNRRTRASILVESPTTRLLIDTSPDMRAQLLAADVIHIDAILWTHDHADHCHGIDDARQLYHHRRTPVPGYARRQTLKLLKKRFAYAFEGRQGYHQTIEPHVLPDGLRIGDIDIACTDQPHGEIYSTGFRFTSGGRSIGYATDFHDLTADMISLYDGLDVWVVDALREKPHPTHPHLALTLDGISAVRPGRAVLTHMDQSMDYPALLKTLPDGVEPGYDGMCIELNGDGG comes from the coding sequence ATGAGCCTAAAGCTCACCATCCTGGGCTGCGGCACATCATCGGGCGTCCCCCGGATCGGCAATGATTGGGGCAGCTGCGATCCCACCGAGCCGAAGAACCGGCGAACACGAGCCTCGATCCTGGTGGAAAGCCCCACAACGCGCCTCCTAATCGACACGTCGCCAGACATGCGCGCCCAGTTGCTGGCCGCCGATGTCATTCATATCGACGCCATTCTCTGGACCCACGACCATGCCGATCATTGTCACGGCATCGATGACGCGCGCCAGCTTTACCACCACCGCCGCACGCCCGTGCCGGGCTATGCCCGCCGCCAGACATTGAAACTCCTGAAGAAACGCTTCGCCTACGCCTTTGAAGGACGGCAGGGCTATCATCAGACCATTGAACCGCATGTGCTGCCCGATGGCCTGCGCATCGGTGACATCGACATCGCCTGTACAGACCAACCCCATGGCGAGATTTATTCCACCGGCTTTCGCTTCACATCGGGCGGCAGGTCTATAGGCTATGCCACTGATTTCCATGATCTTACAGCCGACATGATCAGCCTTTACGACGGGTTGGACGTCTGGGTTGTCGACGCCCTCCGCGAAAAGCCGCATCCGACCCATCCGCATCTGGCCCTGACCCTCGATGGTATCTCGGCCGTCCGTCCCGGCCGCGCCGTCCTTACGCATATGGATCAAAGCATGGACTATCCGGCTCTGTTGAAAACGCTGCCGGACGGCGTGGAGCCCGGCTATGATGGCATGTGCATCGAATTGAACGGGGATGGGGGCTGA
- the hfq gene encoding RNA chaperone Hfq has translation MKTVAEKLNNLQDIFLNNLRKSKTPVTMFLVKGVKLQGIITWFDNFSVLLRRDGQSQLVYKHAISTVMPAQSMDLTDLRKASDGNSKPKLLQEIFLSAVRKSGSPVTMFLVNGVMLQGEIAAFDLFCMLLERDGMVQLVYKHAISTVQPLHALDLSGEGEGED, from the coding sequence GTGAAGACCGTGGCAGAAAAACTCAATAATCTTCAGGACATATTCCTGAACAACCTGCGCAAGAGCAAAACGCCCGTGACTATGTTCCTGGTAAAGGGCGTGAAGTTGCAAGGGATTATCACCTGGTTTGACAATTTTTCCGTTCTGTTGCGGCGCGACGGGCAATCGCAGCTTGTCTACAAGCACGCCATTTCCACCGTGATGCCCGCTCAGTCGATGGACCTAACCGACCTTCGCAAGGCGAGCGACGGCAATTCAAAGCCCAAACTGCTTCAGGAAATATTCCTGAGCGCCGTTCGCAAGTCCGGAAGCCCGGTCACCATGTTTCTGGTCAACGGCGTGATGTTGCAGGGCGAGATCGCTGCATTCGATCTTTTCTGCATGCTGCTGGAGCGCGACGGCATGGTGCAGCTTGTCTACAAGCATGCCATCTCCACTGTTCAACCTCTCCATGCGCTTGACCTGAGTGGCGAAGGCGAGGGCGAGGATTGA
- a CDS encoding MFS transporter, which yields MTATLALRAPTQRERLKAIVGGSTGNLVEWYDWYAYAAFTLYFAPHFFPSEDRTAQLLSAAGIFAVGFLMRPIGAWLMGIYADRHGRKSGLTLSVALMCAGSLLIAVTPGYDVIGVGAPLLLVLARLMQGLSIGGEYGASATYLSEMAGRDRRGFFSSFQYVTLISGQLVAICVLLILQGVLTTAQLDAWGWRIPFLIGGALAVIVFWLRRGLSETQSFHAAKAEGAPRSGFVELVTKHPRETLTVMLLTAGGTIAFYAYSIYMQKFLVNTSGLSRETASQINGITLFFFMLLQPVAGALSDRIGRKPLMIGFGILGLLFTYPIFATLAVTRDPLVAGLLVMAGLIIVTGYTSINAVVKAELFPAHIRALGVALPYALANTLFGGTAEFVALYFKQIGIEQAFYIYVSVMIAISLIIYIKMPDTRRHSQIRED from the coding sequence ATGACGGCAACCTTGGCGCTGCGCGCACCGACCCAGCGCGAAAGGCTGAAGGCGATCGTCGGCGGTTCCACCGGCAATCTGGTGGAATGGTATGACTGGTACGCCTATGCCGCCTTCACCCTTTATTTCGCGCCGCATTTCTTCCCCAGCGAGGATCGCACCGCCCAGCTTTTGAGCGCCGCCGGGATATTCGCCGTGGGCTTCCTGATGCGGCCGATCGGCGCCTGGTTAATGGGGATTTATGCGGATCGGCATGGACGCAAAAGCGGCCTTACCCTGTCCGTTGCTCTTATGTGCGCGGGTTCGCTGCTTATTGCGGTGACGCCCGGCTATGATGTGATCGGGGTAGGGGCGCCCCTGCTGCTAGTCCTTGCCCGCCTGATGCAGGGTCTTTCGATCGGCGGCGAATATGGGGCCAGCGCGACCTATCTGTCGGAAATGGCGGGACGTGATCGGCGCGGATTCTTTTCAAGCTTTCAATATGTTACGCTAATCTCTGGGCAACTTGTGGCAATTTGCGTGCTGCTCATCCTTCAGGGCGTGCTGACCACTGCGCAGCTTGACGCATGGGGGTGGCGAATACCTTTCCTGATTGGTGGCGCCCTCGCCGTGATCGTCTTCTGGCTGCGCCGTGGGCTTAGTGAAACGCAAAGCTTCCATGCGGCGAAAGCCGAAGGAGCGCCGCGATCCGGCTTTGTCGAGCTTGTCACGAAGCATCCTCGCGAAACGCTGACCGTGATGCTGCTCACGGCGGGTGGCACAATCGCCTTCTATGCCTATTCGATCTATATGCAGAAATTCCTGGTGAACACATCGGGCCTCAGTCGGGAAACAGCGTCGCAGATCAATGGGATAACCTTGTTCTTTTTCATGTTGTTGCAACCTGTAGCCGGGGCGCTTTCCGACCGCATCGGGCGTAAACCGTTGATGATAGGCTTCGGCATCCTGGGCTTGCTGTTCACCTATCCGATATTCGCGACGCTCGCCGTAACTCGCGATCCACTCGTTGCAGGCCTGCTGGTTATGGCGGGCCTGATCATCGTGACTGGCTACACATCGATCAACGCCGTCGTGAAAGCGGAGCTTTTCCCAGCCCATATCCGCGCCCTTGGCGTTGCGCTGCCATATGCCTTGGCGAACACATTGTTCGGCGGCACGGCCGAATTCGTGGCGCTCTATTTCAAACAGATCGGCATCGAACAGGCATTTTACATCTATGTAAGCGTCATGATCGCCATATCGCTGATCATCTACATCAAAATGCCCGACACCCGCCGCCACAGCCAGATCCGGGAAGACTAA
- the hflX gene encoding GTPase HflX: MAVFNRDSADEVSRGARAVVVRAETHGVERRDSDARLEEAKGLALAIGIDVRAAQAFRVRDRKPATLFGSGQVDQIATLARMEDAELVIVDNALSPVQQSNLEKATEAKVIDRTGLILEIFGERAATNEGRLQVELAHLDYQAGRLVRSWTHLERQRGGFGFLGGPGETQIEADRRMIRDRMAKIRRELDQVTRTRSLHRARRQRAPWPVIALVGYTNAGKSTLFNRMTGADVMAEDLLFATLDPTMRQIALPGLDKAILSDTVGFVSDLPTQLIAAFRATLEEVLSADLIIHVRDIAHPDSEAQRDDVLDVLSELGVAGEGGAGDDAPPIIEAWNKLDLLGEEEAAQLREIAARRRDVVILSALTGNGVDDLQRCISARLTAGAQIHQLRVPLADGAAIAWLHEHGEVIGSETVDGELVLKVRLSDSAFARFSKRADA, from the coding sequence ATGGCCGTCTTCAACCGGGACTCTGCCGACGAAGTATCGCGCGGCGCGCGGGCCGTGGTCGTGCGCGCTGAAACTCACGGCGTCGAAAGGCGTGATAGTGACGCCCGTCTTGAGGAGGCGAAAGGCCTCGCCCTGGCTATCGGCATAGACGTGCGCGCGGCGCAGGCGTTTCGCGTGCGGGATCGGAAACCCGCAACTTTGTTCGGAAGTGGTCAGGTCGACCAGATCGCAACGCTTGCGCGGATGGAAGATGCCGAACTGGTGATTGTCGACAACGCGTTGAGCCCGGTTCAGCAGAGCAATCTTGAGAAGGCGACCGAAGCCAAAGTGATCGATCGAACCGGGTTGATCCTGGAAATCTTCGGGGAGCGTGCGGCCACCAATGAGGGACGCCTTCAGGTCGAACTGGCCCATCTCGATTATCAGGCGGGCAGGCTGGTGCGCAGTTGGACCCACCTTGAACGGCAGCGTGGCGGCTTTGGATTCCTGGGTGGTCCCGGCGAAACGCAGATCGAGGCTGACCGGCGGATGATCCGCGATCGTATGGCAAAGATCAGGCGTGAACTTGACCAGGTGACCCGTACCCGCAGTCTACATCGGGCACGCCGGCAAAGAGCTCCTTGGCCGGTGATCGCGCTTGTCGGCTACACCAATGCTGGCAAGTCCACGCTTTTCAACCGCATGACGGGCGCCGATGTCATGGCGGAAGATTTGCTGTTCGCGACGCTGGACCCGACCATGCGCCAGATCGCATTACCGGGATTGGACAAGGCGATCCTGTCGGACACGGTCGGTTTTGTGTCCGACCTTCCGACTCAGCTTATTGCGGCGTTTCGCGCCACGCTGGAAGAAGTTCTGTCCGCTGACCTCATCATACATGTCCGCGACATCGCCCATCCCGATAGCGAGGCGCAGCGCGATGATGTGCTGGACGTGCTGAGTGAGCTTGGTGTGGCGGGTGAGGGCGGAGCAGGGGACGACGCCCCCCCGATTATCGAGGCGTGGAACAAACTCGATCTGCTGGGTGAGGAAGAAGCTGCGCAACTTCGGGAAATCGCGGCGCGGCGCCGGGATGTCGTGATCCTTTCCGCCCTGACCGGAAATGGCGTGGATGATCTGCAACGATGCATAAGCGCCAGACTGACTGCTGGCGCGCAAATCCATCAACTTCGGGTGCCGTTGGCGGATGGCGCTGCCATTGCCTGGCTACACGAACATGGTGAAGTGATAGGTAGCGAAACGGTGGATGGTGAGCTTGTCTTGAAGGTTCGCCTCTCCGACTCCGCCTTTGCTCGTTTCAGCAAACGCGCGGATGCTTGA
- a CDS encoding retropepsin-like aspartic protease family protein translates to MNGDQAASSIWYVLALVLVGSALLARRMPMAGMLRLALVWVAIFAALLGLFKIGEKAGLFTTRMAGEGAGPVSQETPPTPPPARAEGQALRIPMAPDGHFWVEGTVNGTATRFLIDSGASITALSVPSARAAGLNFDLSAPGVSMMTANGQIDAKRSSISTLVIGPIRSSDLPIVISPAFGEVNVIGMNMLSRLKSWGVENGEMVLNP, encoded by the coding sequence ATGAATGGGGATCAGGCGGCTTCCAGCATCTGGTATGTGCTCGCGCTTGTTCTCGTCGGCTCGGCCTTGCTGGCTCGCCGCATGCCCATGGCTGGCATGCTGCGCCTCGCACTGGTCTGGGTCGCCATATTCGCGGCTTTGCTGGGATTGTTCAAAATTGGTGAGAAAGCCGGACTCTTCACCACCAGAATGGCTGGGGAAGGGGCAGGGCCGGTTTCGCAAGAAACGCCGCCAACACCGCCCCCCGCCCGCGCCGAAGGTCAGGCGCTTCGCATTCCCATGGCACCCGACGGCCATTTCTGGGTCGAAGGAACGGTCAACGGCACTGCCACCCGCTTCCTCATAGACAGCGGCGCCAGCATAACAGCCCTTTCCGTCCCCTCCGCCCGTGCGGCCGGACTCAATTTTGACCTGAGCGCTCCGGGCGTGTCGATGATGACCGCGAACGGCCAGATTGACGCCAAGCGTTCCTCCATCTCCACTTTGGTCATCGGCCCGATCCGGTCGAGCGATCTGCCCATCGTCATATCGCCCGCCTTTGGTGAGGTGAACGTCATAGGAATGAACATGCTGTCCCGGCTCAAAAGCTGGGGCGTCGAAAATGGTGAGATGGTGCTCAATCCATGA